One stretch of Cervus canadensis isolate Bull #8, Minnesota chromosome 5, ASM1932006v1, whole genome shotgun sequence DNA includes these proteins:
- the PKDCC gene encoding extracellular tyrosine-protein kinase PKDCC isoform X2 yields MRRRRAAVAAGFCASFLLGSVLNVLFAPGSEPPRPGQSPGPSPAPGPGRRGGRGELARQIRARYEEVQRYSRGGPGPGAGRPERRRLMDLAPGGPGLQRPRPPRARPLPDGAPGWPPAPGPGSPGPGPRLGCAALRNVSGAQYLGSGYTKAVYRVRLPGGAAVALKAVDFSGHDLGSCVREFGTRRGCYRLAAHKLLKEMVLLERLRHPNVLQLYGYCYQDSEDIPDTLTTITELGAPVEMIQLLQTSWEDRFRFVLVDGELKVTDLDDARVEETPCTGNADCILEFPARNFTLPCSAQGWCEAMNEKRNLYNAYRFFFTYLLPHSAPPSLRPLLDSIVNATGELSWGVDETLAQLEKVLHLYRSGQYLQNSTAGSQAEYQRLPDSTISQEDYRCWPSYHHGGCLLSVFNLAEAVDICENHAQCQAFVVTNQTTWTGRQLVFFKTGWSHVVPDPSKTTYVRASG; encoded by the exons ATGCGGCGCCGGCGGGCGGCGGTGGCCGCGGGTTTCTGCGCCTCCTTCCTGCTAGGCTCGGTCCTCAACGTGCTCTTCGCACCGGGCTCGGAGCCTCCACGGCCCGGCCAGTCCCCCGGGCCCTCGCCAGCCCCGGGCCCGGGCCGTCGCGGGGGCCGCGGGGAGCTGGCCCGGCAGATTCGAGCGCGCTACGAGGAGGTGCAGCGCTATTCCCGCGGGGGCCCCGGGCCCGGGGCCGGCCGGCCGGAGCGGCGGCGCCTTATGGACCTGGCTCCGGGCGGTCCGGGCCTGCAGCGTCCCCGGCCCCCGCGGGCCCGGCCCCTGCCCGACGGCGCTCCGGGCTGGCCCCCGGCTCCCGGCCCGGGCTCCCCTGGCCCGGGCCCGCGCCTGGGCTGCGCCGCGCTCCGCAACGTGTCCGGCGCGCAGTACTTGGGCTCCGGCTACACCAAGGCCGTGTACCGGGTCCGCCTGCCTGGCGGCGCGGCGGTGGCGCTCAAGGCTGTGGACTTCAGCGGCCACGATCTGGGCAGCTGCGTGCGCGAGTTCGGGACACGGAGGGGCTGCTATCGCCTGGCGGCCCATAAGCTGCTCAAAGAGATGGTGCTGCTGGAGCGGTTGCGGCACCCCAACGTGCTGCAG CTCTATGGCTACTGCTACCAGGACAGTGAGGACATCCCAGACACACTGACCACCATCACGGAGCTGGGCGCCCCTGTGGAGATGATCCAGCTGCTGCAGACTTCCTGGGAGGATCGCTTCCGA TTTGTGCTGGTGGACGGGGAGCTGAAGGTGACAGATCTGGACGACGCCCGTGTGGAGGAGACGCCGTGCACAGGCAACGCCGACTGCATACTCGAGTTCCCAGCCAGGAACTTCACCCTGCCCTGCTCTGCGCAGGGCTGGTGCGAGGCCATGAATGAGAAACGCAACCTCTACAATGCCTACAG GTTTTTCTTCACATACCTCCTGCCCCACAGCGCCCCGCCTTCCCTCCGGCCCCTGCTGGACAGCATCGTCAATGCCACAG GAGAGCTCAGCTGGGGGGTGGACGAGACCCTGGCGCAGCTGGAGAAGGTGCTGCACCTGTACCGGAGCGGGCAGTATCTGCAGAACTCCACCGCGGGCAGCCAAGCCG AGTATCAGCGCCTCCCCGACAGTACTATCTCCCAGGAGGACTACCGATGCTGGCCATCCTACCACCACGGAGGCTGCCTCCTCTCAGTGTTCAACCTGGCCGAGGCCGTGGACATCTGTGAGAACCACGCCCAGTGCCAGGCCTTTGTGGTCACCAACCAGACCACCTGGACAG GTCGGCAACTGGTCTTTTTCAAGACAGGATGGAGCCACGTGGTCCCTGATCCCAGCAAGACCACATATGTGAGGGCCTCTGGCTGA
- the PKDCC gene encoding extracellular tyrosine-protein kinase PKDCC isoform X3 yields MRRRRAAVAAGFCASFLLGSVLNVLFAPGSEPPRPGQSPGPSPAPGPGRRGGRGELARQIRARYEEVQRYSRGGPGPGAGRPERRRLMDLAPGGPGLQRPRPPRARPLPDGAPGWPPAPGPGSPGPGPRLGCAALRNVSGAQYLGSGYTKAVYRVRLPGGAAVALKAVDFSGHDLGSCVREFGTRRGCYRLAAHKLLKEMVLLERLRHPNVLQLYGYCYQDSEDIPDTLTTITELGAPVEMIQLLQTSWEDRFRICLSLGRLLHHLAHSPLGSVTLLDFRPRQFVLVDGELKVTDLDDARVEETPCTGNADCILEFPARNFTLPCSAQGWCEAMNEKRNLYNAYRFFFTYLLPHSAPPSLRPLLDSIVNATEYQRLPDSTISQEDYRCWPSYHHGGCLLSVFNLAEAVDICENHAQCQAFVVTNQTTWTGRQLVFFKTGWSHVVPDPSKTTYVRASG; encoded by the exons ATGCGGCGCCGGCGGGCGGCGGTGGCCGCGGGTTTCTGCGCCTCCTTCCTGCTAGGCTCGGTCCTCAACGTGCTCTTCGCACCGGGCTCGGAGCCTCCACGGCCCGGCCAGTCCCCCGGGCCCTCGCCAGCCCCGGGCCCGGGCCGTCGCGGGGGCCGCGGGGAGCTGGCCCGGCAGATTCGAGCGCGCTACGAGGAGGTGCAGCGCTATTCCCGCGGGGGCCCCGGGCCCGGGGCCGGCCGGCCGGAGCGGCGGCGCCTTATGGACCTGGCTCCGGGCGGTCCGGGCCTGCAGCGTCCCCGGCCCCCGCGGGCCCGGCCCCTGCCCGACGGCGCTCCGGGCTGGCCCCCGGCTCCCGGCCCGGGCTCCCCTGGCCCGGGCCCGCGCCTGGGCTGCGCCGCGCTCCGCAACGTGTCCGGCGCGCAGTACTTGGGCTCCGGCTACACCAAGGCCGTGTACCGGGTCCGCCTGCCTGGCGGCGCGGCGGTGGCGCTCAAGGCTGTGGACTTCAGCGGCCACGATCTGGGCAGCTGCGTGCGCGAGTTCGGGACACGGAGGGGCTGCTATCGCCTGGCGGCCCATAAGCTGCTCAAAGAGATGGTGCTGCTGGAGCGGTTGCGGCACCCCAACGTGCTGCAG CTCTATGGCTACTGCTACCAGGACAGTGAGGACATCCCAGACACACTGACCACCATCACGGAGCTGGGCGCCCCTGTGGAGATGATCCAGCTGCTGCAGACTTCCTGGGAGGATCGCTTCCGA ATCTGCCTGAGCCTGGGCCGCCTCCTCCACCACCTGGCCCACTCCCCGCTGGGCTCGGTCACTCTGCTGGACTTCCGCCCCCGACAGTTTGTGCTGGTGGACGGGGAGCTGAAGGTGACAGATCTGGACGACGCCCGTGTGGAGGAGACGCCGTGCACAGGCAACGCCGACTGCATACTCGAGTTCCCAGCCAGGAACTTCACCCTGCCCTGCTCTGCGCAGGGCTGGTGCGAGGCCATGAATGAGAAACGCAACCTCTACAATGCCTACAG GTTTTTCTTCACATACCTCCTGCCCCACAGCGCCCCGCCTTCCCTCCGGCCCCTGCTGGACAGCATCGTCAATGCCACAG AGTATCAGCGCCTCCCCGACAGTACTATCTCCCAGGAGGACTACCGATGCTGGCCATCCTACCACCACGGAGGCTGCCTCCTCTCAGTGTTCAACCTGGCCGAGGCCGTGGACATCTGTGAGAACCACGCCCAGTGCCAGGCCTTTGTGGTCACCAACCAGACCACCTGGACAG GTCGGCAACTGGTCTTTTTCAAGACAGGATGGAGCCACGTGGTCCCTGATCCCAGCAAGACCACATATGTGAGGGCCTCTGGCTGA
- the PKDCC gene encoding extracellular tyrosine-protein kinase PKDCC isoform X1 produces MRRRRAAVAAGFCASFLLGSVLNVLFAPGSEPPRPGQSPGPSPAPGPGRRGGRGELARQIRARYEEVQRYSRGGPGPGAGRPERRRLMDLAPGGPGLQRPRPPRARPLPDGAPGWPPAPGPGSPGPGPRLGCAALRNVSGAQYLGSGYTKAVYRVRLPGGAAVALKAVDFSGHDLGSCVREFGTRRGCYRLAAHKLLKEMVLLERLRHPNVLQLYGYCYQDSEDIPDTLTTITELGAPVEMIQLLQTSWEDRFRICLSLGRLLHHLAHSPLGSVTLLDFRPRQFVLVDGELKVTDLDDARVEETPCTGNADCILEFPARNFTLPCSAQGWCEAMNEKRNLYNAYRFFFTYLLPHSAPPSLRPLLDSIVNATGELSWGVDETLAQLEKVLHLYRSGQYLQNSTAGSQAEYQRLPDSTISQEDYRCWPSYHHGGCLLSVFNLAEAVDICENHAQCQAFVVTNQTTWTGRQLVFFKTGWSHVVPDPSKTTYVRASG; encoded by the exons ATGCGGCGCCGGCGGGCGGCGGTGGCCGCGGGTTTCTGCGCCTCCTTCCTGCTAGGCTCGGTCCTCAACGTGCTCTTCGCACCGGGCTCGGAGCCTCCACGGCCCGGCCAGTCCCCCGGGCCCTCGCCAGCCCCGGGCCCGGGCCGTCGCGGGGGCCGCGGGGAGCTGGCCCGGCAGATTCGAGCGCGCTACGAGGAGGTGCAGCGCTATTCCCGCGGGGGCCCCGGGCCCGGGGCCGGCCGGCCGGAGCGGCGGCGCCTTATGGACCTGGCTCCGGGCGGTCCGGGCCTGCAGCGTCCCCGGCCCCCGCGGGCCCGGCCCCTGCCCGACGGCGCTCCGGGCTGGCCCCCGGCTCCCGGCCCGGGCTCCCCTGGCCCGGGCCCGCGCCTGGGCTGCGCCGCGCTCCGCAACGTGTCCGGCGCGCAGTACTTGGGCTCCGGCTACACCAAGGCCGTGTACCGGGTCCGCCTGCCTGGCGGCGCGGCGGTGGCGCTCAAGGCTGTGGACTTCAGCGGCCACGATCTGGGCAGCTGCGTGCGCGAGTTCGGGACACGGAGGGGCTGCTATCGCCTGGCGGCCCATAAGCTGCTCAAAGAGATGGTGCTGCTGGAGCGGTTGCGGCACCCCAACGTGCTGCAG CTCTATGGCTACTGCTACCAGGACAGTGAGGACATCCCAGACACACTGACCACCATCACGGAGCTGGGCGCCCCTGTGGAGATGATCCAGCTGCTGCAGACTTCCTGGGAGGATCGCTTCCGA ATCTGCCTGAGCCTGGGCCGCCTCCTCCACCACCTGGCCCACTCCCCGCTGGGCTCGGTCACTCTGCTGGACTTCCGCCCCCGACAGTTTGTGCTGGTGGACGGGGAGCTGAAGGTGACAGATCTGGACGACGCCCGTGTGGAGGAGACGCCGTGCACAGGCAACGCCGACTGCATACTCGAGTTCCCAGCCAGGAACTTCACCCTGCCCTGCTCTGCGCAGGGCTGGTGCGAGGCCATGAATGAGAAACGCAACCTCTACAATGCCTACAG GTTTTTCTTCACATACCTCCTGCCCCACAGCGCCCCGCCTTCCCTCCGGCCCCTGCTGGACAGCATCGTCAATGCCACAG GAGAGCTCAGCTGGGGGGTGGACGAGACCCTGGCGCAGCTGGAGAAGGTGCTGCACCTGTACCGGAGCGGGCAGTATCTGCAGAACTCCACCGCGGGCAGCCAAGCCG AGTATCAGCGCCTCCCCGACAGTACTATCTCCCAGGAGGACTACCGATGCTGGCCATCCTACCACCACGGAGGCTGCCTCCTCTCAGTGTTCAACCTGGCCGAGGCCGTGGACATCTGTGAGAACCACGCCCAGTGCCAGGCCTTTGTGGTCACCAACCAGACCACCTGGACAG GTCGGCAACTGGTCTTTTTCAAGACAGGATGGAGCCACGTGGTCCCTGATCCCAGCAAGACCACATATGTGAGGGCCTCTGGCTGA